The Paroedura picta isolate Pp20150507F chromosome 17, Ppicta_v3.0, whole genome shotgun sequence genome contains the following window.
GGCACAGTTTCCTCCCAGGAAAACCACGCAGGATAAAGCTGGACTGTGTTTCCCTCCTTGGCAGCTCCTGGAAGCCACACCTTCATGGCCGCCTTTTTCCTTTCATGCATTTTTAAACGGTGCAAACCTCTCCCAGTTGCATTGAGGACTCTACAGGCTGACAAACGCGATTGTGCGTTTTAAGGGGTTAATAAGGTCGCCACCAGCCCTAACAATTTGGAAATCTAATGGGAGGACTTCAGATAGAGGAATTCACTCCGTTtggggtgtctccccccccccccagctgatccAGTGACGTCGTTTATATCTCATTTCCGGACAGCCCGAGTGTTATAACCTCTCCAAGCTTTGGGGGAGAAAGGTTTCATTTATCTCCCTCCTCGGTCCTTGCCATTGACGTCAGGGCTGGTCTGCACGCTTCCGCGGCCGGCCCTCTTACAGATCCTCAAAAATATTCCGAGGGCAGAAGGAGTGCAGGAACTGTTCGTGGGAGGTAAGAAGGCCCAGATCCAACAACAGCCCCTCTGCATGCCGCCCGGTGGATCTCGGCTGCTGCTCAACTCTGTTTATTGACGTGAAAAACGTGGCACTTTTGGTCACCGTTGGAGGCGCTTTGGTGAAATGCACCGCCATGCGCTGATTGTGGAGAGCACTTCTGTGATGGCAGCACATACgcttggggaggaaagagggagggggttcTGGAGCAAGGCAGGGCAGAAGGAGCTGTATCAAGCAGACAGAGTGGTTAAGACAATAACTGGCAGACCTAGGCCTTCCCTCCAAGCTAGGCATCTTATTTCATCTGAAACGGCAAAGATTCGCCTGTTAAAAAACCCACCCATTAAAAAATAccttcaagttctgtcagggcaaATGTTCTAGCCCACAGGGACCCCTTTTCTGGCGCCCTCCTGgtgatttagaccaggggtagtcaacctgtggtcctccagatattcatggactacaattcccatgagcccccgccagcgttcgctggcaggggctcatgggaattgtagtccatgaacatctggaggaccacaggttgactacccctgatttagaccatgGGCTTTTGCCTATCAAGGCTTCTGTTTGGGAATTGGGGCTCCAGtcgactgtgcagattttttaaaagcgtTGCTTCGACAGCCACTCGCTGCCACGTCACAAGGAGCTTCATAGAATCAcggaatcctagagtcggaagggacctcctgggtcatctagtccaaccccctgcactatgcaggacactcgcatccctctcgctcacccactgtcccctgccacccccttgagccttcacagtgtgactgaaagtaagctgtgTACCTTTCAATTATacgattttatatattttaaatgttgcattggctccctgattatgcaattttccgCTATGAAatggtttttttcctgctatctgttttatctggccgcagtgctgtgtTAAAATTAATTTGATTCGAAAGTAAGCTGCAGCCACCATCATGGGAgtggctccgcctcttgtggccgccattttgtggccacgCCTACTGctctctgtcagaattccaaaggtgccttcaGGGACCTCTGTTCTAGCCTCTCCTTCTCCCCGCTGTATTAAATGCACGATatttccgggagggggggggaacgctGCAGTCTGAAATGAAGCAGTCCTGTGTTCCAACCTGGATCCCCCCGTGAACTTGCAGACATTAAGTTGCAGTGTGAAAAGTGAGgccaacatcaaaatcacaagatgtcatagtcccattgtatacggcactggtcagaccacacttggagtactgtgtgcagttctggaggcctcacttcaagaaggatgtagataaaattgaaagggtacagaggagagcgaggaagatgatctggggccaagggaccaagccctatgaagataggttgagggacttgggaaggctcagcctggagaaaaggaggttgagaggggacatgatagccctctttaagtatttgaaaggttgtcacgtggaggagggcaggatgctgtttctgctggctgcagaggagaggacacgcactaatgggtttaaacttcaagtacaacgatataggctagatatcaggaagaagtttttcacagtcagagtagttcagcagtggaataggctgcctaaggaggtggggagctccccctcactggcagtcttcaagcaaaggttggatacgcacttttcttggatgctttaggatgctctgggctgatcctgcgttgagcagggggttggactagatggcctgtgtggccccttccaactctataattctatgaacatCCAGCCTGTCTCTTCAAAGCCAGCCGTGTCTCTACCCAGATAAAATGGCCGCTCACTCCGAAGGTCATTTTCTCATCTATTTATGCTTAtcccagctctccccccccccccccaatattttgttCGCCTCCAGGTCACTTGTATTTTAGTTGTTGATGCCTCTCTTCCTGGGCAAAGCCTCCTTGGGTCATGGATCGGAACAAAACAGCTTTAGAGGGAAGGCGGTAGGAGTTTTCCAACCACAGGAATAGCAGCCGTGTGTTAATATTTGTTGGTTCACGTTTAGGAGGGAAGCTGGTCTTCTCCTGAAATCGGTGACGAGTTATAGAACCGTTTGCTGCTTGGAAGGCCTGACCGGAGTCCCTTCGGCGCTAGGACGCTTTGCTTAGCTCACAAGAGACGTCTGAAACTTCCTTTTTTCGGTCTCCCCTTGCGCTGCCCGCACGTTGGAggttggctctccccccccccccctgcacagtgctCTTCCCGTGCCTCTCCCTTCAAGATAAGTCAGAGAATCAACATGTAATCAATAACTTGATCCCAATTTTCTGGGAAACAAAGGCAAATGGCCAGGATGCCTTAGCATCTGCCCCCGCATTTTTGGCGTTCCCAGCCTTTTCCCCCGTTTGTCCGTTTTTCTGTAGCACTCCGCTGCAGGTCTTGTGCCGTGGACGGAGTCTGAAGTTAACTCGGGCATGCTTCCTTTCAAACCGTGCACGAGGTTTCCCCTCCCGCTCTTAGGGACGTCCGCAGCAAAAATCCTAGCCTTCCCTCTTGCTTTGCCTGGCCAGATTTCCTGCAGGCAGCCTCAAGGCAGCAAAAGAAGCATTGCTTTGCCTTAGATTCCCAGCAAGGCAGGCCCCCGTCGCAAGGCAGGCCCAGGTAAGTTGGCACGGGCGACAGATCACTTTCAGCATCCCCATTAATGCCATCTCTGGCTCTGAGGCACTCCCTGGAGGCCAGTAGCTGCAGGGGAACCTGGTGCAGGCCTCTTAACGTTCTCTCTTTGTGAGGTCCCGGCTTCCGATCTTGTGGCCACCAGCTGCGTCCTTCTCCTTTCTCAGCGGGGGGCGAGGACGCGGCCCCGCTCGCTGACGGTTGTGTTGCGTGGTTAATTGCAGGTGCCCTCACCGTCGGCCTTGTGCGGCAGTGTCAAACCATCCACGGACGTGACAGGACCTGCATCCCTCCCCGCTTGCCCCCGGAGTGGATCACCACCTTGTTTTTCATCATCATGGGCATCATTTCCCTGACGGTCACTTGCGGCTTGTTGGTGGCTTCCCACTGGCGAAGAGAGGCGACCAAGTACGCCCGATGGATCGCGTTTACTGGAAGTAAGTGTGCCTTCCTGGCCGCGTGCAGGCGGGGCCGCTGGGTGGGCCGGCAGGTGGGCAGCCTCCTTGGGAGCAGCCAGGATGATCTCAAGGGCTTGGAGCTCCTTCCCTACAAGGAAACGTTTAGGTTTtgtctgttttagcaaagaaacaAATGATCCCTGGTGCTCCTTCAAGGAGTTCGGGCTGGAATGTGTCGTTCTCCCTTCCCATCTTCTTTTCTTGTTTCCCAAACAGAGGAGAGGCGAGGCTTTTTGATTTGCGTCCAGTAGCCCCTTCGAGACTAGCAAGATTTTCCGGGTACGAGCGTTCGAGAGCCTGGGCGACTTTGTTTACAGTTTTCTGTTGAGTACCGGACCCTTCCACTGCGCACCTGCCTCTGCAGCCTTGCAgttaatggaagaagaagagttggcttttattcttcgcttttcactacttgaaagagtctcaaagcggcttacaatcaccttccctttcctctcctcacaacagacaccctgagagggaggggaggctgagagagccctgagattactgaagaagaagaagagttggttcttatatgccacttttctctacccaaaggaggctcgaagcggcttacaatcaccttccctttcctctccccacaacagacaccttgtgagggaggggaggctgagagagccctgagattactgaaggagaagaagaagagttgggtcttatatgtcgcttttccctacccgaaggggtctcaaagcggcttccagtcgccttcccttcctctccccacaacagacaccctgggagggaggggaggctgagagagccctgagattactgaagaaggagaagagttggtccttataggccgcttttctctactcggagtctcaaagtggcttacagtctccttccctttcctctccccacaacagacaccctgtgagggaggggaagctgagagagccctgagattactgaagaagaagaagagttggttcttatatgccacttttccctacccaaaggaggctcgaagcggcttacattcgccttcccattcctctccccacaacagacaccctgtgaggtgggtgaggctgagagagccctgagattactggagaagaagaagaagagttggttcttatatgccgcttttctctacccaaaggaggctcaaagcagcttacaatcaccttccctttcctctccccacaacagacaccctgtgagggaggggaggctgagagagccctgagattactgaagaagaagaagagttggttcttatatgccgcttttctctacccaaaggagcctcaaagcggcttacagtcgccttccctttcctctccccacaacagacaccctgtggggtcgatgaggctgagagagccttgatatcactgctcggtcagaacagtgttatcagtgctgtgactaggtcacccagctagcctgTGGGaaaggagccgggaatcaaacctggctcgccagattagaagtccgtgcccctaaccaccaagctggctctcaggtattatcaggactgtgactaacccagcctttctcaacgttttttgctgttgagaaaccctggaaacatgcttcaggctgtgagaaaccccagaattggcgcgATTGTGCAAAAAAATATGTTTGGGAAAGTATAGCTGCGtcattgaccccccccccggcccctccccttcctacctcctccaggcccttcattggccattttggaagggagggtgggttgcCACGCCCATGgcttgtcatatcacccaacaaatgtttaacaagttttaaaaatatatataagttgatttacttccccccccccccatgcaggaaacccttccagggctttcagaGAACCCCAGaagatctggctgcatgtggaggagcaaggaatccaacctctctcgccagattagaagctgccgctctgaacCATGACCCTAAGCCATCTCTCTTGGGTCCTTTTGAGGAGGCTGAGAAGCCTGCAGTGGCTATTAATGTGTCGGTGGGCCATGCCCAACAGGGGCTGGTGGCAGTGTCGGTCACGGTTTGTTTCCCTTCCGTCTCACCGATTAGACCTTCTCCACCTTGTCTCCCCAGCAGCCCTGCGAGGGAGTTTAGCCCGAGGGTGAGGCAGACCCAGCTGACTTCGTGGCACAGTAGAGgtctgaacccaggcctcccgGCTTCTCTTGCAACCACAGTACCACAGGGGCTCCCCCCAAAAGGACAAGGGAGGTTGGTAGAATTATGCCCgttatggagagagagagagactcttgaTCCCGTAATTCTACATCTCGGTGCAGTTGAGGCAAAAGGAGGAGTCCACTTTTTATACTCCCTTGGCCCtgatctgggtagcccaggctagtctgatctggtcagctctcagaagccaagcaggatcagCCATGGCTAGCGCTTCGATCGGAGACCACCCGGGAAAACAGCGGCAAGCATTGGCCAAGCACCTTTGAACGTCTCGCCTTGAATTCCTGCAGCAGCCTCGTTCAAACTTTTGGCCACGGAGGAGCTCCTGGAAtaaattttcagacttcaaggagccctggaagtgatctcAGCCGGCCACGCCTCCCCGCCACTCtctcggaagtgatgtcatcgaaAGTGACCTCACCAcgcatgttaacaggcaggctcgaggaggatgGAGCCGAGGGGAGACCAATGAAAGTGGTtgcttccctagcttgtggctgagcccattaaggcaggaggggaaaggctgtggaccccctttgGGGTGTCTGAGGATCCCTGGGGATCCGCAGGCCCCTCattgggttgccataaatcagctgtgacgtGACAGTGCTTTTCGATCACTGCTTTTATGCAACCTGCTGCCAGATACATCAGTGGCCATTACCATGGAGATCTTTAAAAGGGGCTTAGTTGGATTCGTGGACTCCTTGGCTCTGTCGGCAGCTCGTCGTCCTGACGGCTAAGTAGAGCTGTGTCCAGAGCTTGCATGCTTCTGGCGGGCCTTTCCCGTGTGCCCTGCGGGGCTCTTGGGGGGAACAAGGTGCTGGACCAGGTGGACCTGTGAGAACGATCCTCCTGTATCTTCTCctgttggcctggcctggcctccgaGCATCTCCTGCGGGGAGGAGGTTTTCCTCTGCCCACGGGAAGCCTGCCTGCTCTCCCCCGTCCCTGGcgcaggagaggagaaagaaactCACCCCGGCAAAAGCACGGACCTCGCTGGTGATTCCCTGTCGCGGCGAATCCAAAACCAGGTCCGGTTTCTGCCAATTGCCCGAAGCACCGTGACGGTGTGAATGTTGTCTTCCTCCAGAAAGTCACTCTGAGTTCCTATTCATTCACTTGGGGGCCCATCACCAGTTTGGAGGGGGATGCCAGCTGTGGGGGTGGGACCCTGAGGCTGCCCTGGGGGCTGGAGCAAAGGGGTGCCTACTTTTCCCCGCCTGAATTGTACTTTCCAGGGGGTAAGGCGATTTGGTGCTAGGAGTGatgatgtagatcagtggtccccaaccctctccccacccccacccccccgcagtaaaaaacttccgagGCCGCAAGCCTTCCCAGGACGCAAGCACTTCTCTTTGTCTCCCCTCTCGAAAACCCTACCTGTGGGGTCAACCGTAGCTAAACATTGACCTGGTGAGGGGAAATAGGAAGGCAGCCCTTGCAATTTTAACGGTGCATGCCTCTTCAGTCACAGCTGATCCTGGAATTGATAGAAATTCTGGAATATTTACTGGGAATCCGTAAGCGCCCCCTGGTGGCTTGAACTTCCTTTTCAGTCAACGGGACAGTCCAGGCCTATCtgctagagcaggagtagtcaacctgtggtcctccagatgtccatggactaccattcccatgagcccctgccagcaacgctcatgggaatggtagtccatggacatctggaggaccacaggttgactacccctgatctagatgtccCCCTCCTCCTACCTAGCTAGCCAACGACCCTGGAAGAACATGAAAAACCTGCACGAAATCTAGTGGTGGATCATCTGCCATCAAAACTAGGGgatggtagtccacggacatctggaggaccgcaggtcgACTCCCCCTGTGCTAGAGGGACCCAGCCGGGTCTATCTGCCCATGTCACGTCACTAACCAGACTTCTCTTTCCTTCTAGTGATCCTTTTCTGCATGGCGGCCCTCATCTTCCCCATAGGCTTTTACATCAGCGAAGTGGGCGGCCAGCCGTACAAGCTGCCGAACAACACCGTGGTCGGCTCGTCTTACGTGCTCTTCGTTTTATCCATCTTCTTCACGATAGTCGGACTTCTATTTGCGGGAAAAGTCTGCTTACCCGGCTGACGACGGCCCACGGCAGCTTCACTCGGTCATGAAGGAGAGCAGAGCGCCCGGCACGTGCCCAGGGAGGGTCCCTACGTCGGGCTGTCGCGGGCTTAGCGTCCGCGAGGAGGTCTCTGATGTTGGTCTCGCGATGCACtttgaatatttttttatttaaagagacacagagagagagagagagggagagggagagagagatgcagaGAGCCTTCCCCATAAACCAAACACAGCCAACTTTCGCCCAATCTCCTGGGCACCTGGAAGACGTCAGGCGCGAACTGGGATACGGAGCAAGCGGAGAAGTCTTCTCAACCGCCGAGCCGAGGAGGATTCTCGACCGCCGGGCCACGtctcccttgcccccccccccaccgccaccgccaccactgTACTGCGTGCCGGTTTTTAAAGGTTTGGACAGTTTTGAAAgtctcaaaagaaaaaagaaacacacacacacaaaaaaaaaacaaaagtatttATGAACTTTGGCCGACCAGAGGTTTGCCAAGGGCGTTGAAGTGGGGCTGGCCCCACGGCTTAGTAGATTAGCAGCTTCCTTCCGCGACAGGCGTAAAAGGAGGGTTTGCCAGCGGAAAaaccagaaagaaaagaaagaaagaaagaaagaaagaaagaaagaaagaaagaaagaaagaaagaaagaaagaaagaaagaaagaaagaaaagggtcaTTTTCAACGGAATGAAACCCCAAAGCCAAGCGATCAAAAGAGATTCTTGGATATCTGTTACGTCAAAATGTATGCCGATGGTTCTTCCCTCTGCTCACCCCATGGGCTGTAGGAAAACACATTGGAGGTGGGTGGAAAAAGGGGGTCCttcctttatatttatataaatataaatatatatatatatatatacatattttgcTGATGTGGTATACCAAATGTGtacacatatatgtatatatatacgaACACGCACCCTCGGACAGCTTCTGGACGAGAACCCCATGCGCTTTGCTAGCCAAACCCTGTGGTGTGCAAAACTCAataggaaaaaaaagagaaggaaaggaaaacacacacacacaaacacacaaagccaTTTCTTCTGAAGGCTGCCGGTCTGACAGGTCTTCGGTTTACCTCAATCTTTGTAGCACACCTTGATTTTAACGGATCTGTTTTGTTTCGTTTCTTTTCCTCCCTCGTGCTAAGGTACAAACCCATGCCTTTCTCGGTGCAATGTTAAGTTAAGCTCGACTTTTTCTGTGTATGGTAATTTATTTGTAcattgcaggggggggcgggacaGAAGGCGACTTTGTGTCATCGTCCTCGAAGGTCACGCCCCCTTGACGCACTCCCTTGGCCTGCTTTTGTCTTGGCTGCTTTACATTACTGTGAGTTTGTACCATGGAGAGAGAACTCTACGCAACTGTTAACTTGAGCTTGGGGAGGTGGGAAAGTGTTAAGTGAAATCCTTCACTGGTATTAAAAGGGGGGCCAACGTGGTCATCcggggccccccctccccatgtcttgCCCCAGCAGATAGAGCTATCAAGGGGGTATTTGTGGTTTGCAGCACCAAATGCCCCTCTTGCTTTCACCTGGAGCCCAGTATTACTGAGTTTGACGTGGCTGAATGGTGGTGGCCTGGACTTTGATGCTACTACGAAACAAAGAATCTCAGTGGGGTAGTTAGAAGCTTGAGGCCATGAGGAGCAGGGGCTGGAATTCTTTTGAGAATTAATTGAACACGGGTTGAGGGTCACTACTGGGTGCGTTTCGACATAACAGAGGCAATCCGGCCACCTGCAGCACCAAGGCCACCGATTTTCAGGTGTCATAGGAGTCGT
Protein-coding sequences here:
- the MOSMO gene encoding modulator of smoothened protein translates to MDKLTIISGCLFLAADIFAIASLANPDWINTGESAGALTVGLVRQCQTIHGRDRTCIPPRLPPEWITTLFFIIMGIISLTVTCGLLVASHWRREATKYARWIAFTGMILFCMAALIFPIGFYISEVGGQPYKLPNNTVVGSSYVLFVLSIFFTIVGLLFAGKVCLPG